A stretch of the Aegilops tauschii subsp. strangulata cultivar AL8/78 chromosome 4, Aet v6.0, whole genome shotgun sequence genome encodes the following:
- the LOC109733292 gene encoding probable UDP-3-O-acyl-N-acetylglucosamine deacetylase 1, mitochondrial has translation MSAAAAARGLKSVARAAFSWKPTGRAQQTLAAAVSRSGVGLHSGARATATLLPARAGEGRYFVVEEARVAAEVGNAEPQSPLCTTLRSGSGGARVRTVEHLLSAMEALGVDNCRVEVSGGDEIPLLDGSAQEWVEAIRGAGLCAAEDIGGQKLEKLAPKIDEPVYLRKDDCFVAAFPSSQIHITYGIDFPKAPAIGCQWFNTFLDADIYSSKIAPARTFCIFEEVEKMRGAGLIKGGSLENAMVCSMSGGWLNPPLRFDDEPCRHKILDLIGDFSLLARNGSQGFPIAHVVAYKAGHALHTSFLHHLSGETSVDQGTLA, from the exons atgtccgccgccgccgccgcccgaggtcTCAAATCCGTCGCCCGCGCCGCCTTCTCCTGGAAGCCG ACGGGCCGGGCGCAGCAGACGCTCGCGGCGGCGGTGAGCAGGTCGGGCGTGGGGCTCCACTCGGGCGCGCGCGCCACCGCCACGCTGCTCCCTGCGCGCGCCGGCGAGGGGAGGTACTTCGTCGTGGAGGAGGCGAGGGTGGCGGCGGAGGTGGGGAATGCCGAGCCACAGTCCCCGCTCTGCACCACGCTGCGGAGCgggagcggcggcgcgcgggtgcgCACGGTGGAGCACCTGCTCTCGGCCATGGAGGCGCTCGGCGTGGACAACTGCCGCGTCGAGGTCAGCGGCGGCGATGAG ATCCCTTTGCTTGATGGATCAGCGCAAGAGTGGGTGGAGGCCATCCGGGGTGCAGGTCTGTGTGCGGCCGAGGATATCGGTGGacaaaagttggagaaactgGCACCCAAAATTGACGAGCCTGTTTACCTGCGGAAGGACGATTGCTTTGTAGCTGCATTCCCTTCCTCGCAAATCCACATCACATATGGAATTGATTTTCCAAAG GCGCCAGCGATTGGTTGTCAATGGTTCAATACTTTCCTGGATGCTGATATATACTCAAGCAAGATAGCTCCTGCAAGAACTTTCTGTATTTTTGAAGAG GTTGAAAAAATGCGTGGTGCCGGGCTTATAAAAGGAGGATCACTGGAAAATGCTATGGTTTGCAG TATGTCTGGTGGTTGGCTTAATCCACCACTTCGTTTTGATGATGAACCTTGCCGCCACAAGATTTTAGATCTTATAGGTGACTTCTCACTTCTTGCACGAAATGGCAGCCAGGGTTTTCCAATTGCTCATGTAGTTGCCTACAAG GCTGGCCATGCCCTGCACACCAGTTTCCTACACCATTTATCGGGGGAGACCAGTGTGGACCAAGGAACGCTTGCTTAA
- the LOC120963049 gene encoding uncharacterized protein: MCGNPHDFAGSPFGWREALPPARFPPPAPKPPPIRPLTSPSGLAALEFSRMEPPVRPPGPPTAPTSAAAALKRKSQGSHLVQSGAAGAAPPSVAPAPVPRAPPKRKKTASIGPANARAKPPRKKAIASRGRAPPPPPADRGIHIDGEAAGHAYDVFNETAGSQNVPYTYTEMLAESMVNLSAPLGDCDASYVEVDAEVHDENEDDDDVQEILETDYDARLGRTGNYMETKDVCLVKGWESISLDSITGKDQTYGNYWQRIEDKFHQMMPFPSGRSLKGLQGRWNTINKACSRWFGCLEQVRNAPPSGVTIDDYDRIANEYYNQIPASNVR, encoded by the exons ATGTGTGGGAATCCACACGATTTTGCCGGATCCCCTTTCGGTTGGCGCGAAGCACTTCCGCCGGCTCGTTTCCCGCCTCCCGCCCCAAAGCCGCCGCCCATCCGTCCTCTGACCTCGCCGTCTGGCCTCGCAGCGCTGGAATTCAGCCGGATGGAGCCGCCGGTCCGTCCGCCCGGGCCTCCCACGGCTCCaacttctgccgccgccgccctcaaGAGGAAGAGCCAAGGGAGCCATCTCGTTCAAAGCGGCGCAGCCGGCGCGGCACCACCGAGCGTCGCCCCTGCTCCGGTTCCACGCGCCCCGCCCAAGAGGAAGAAGACCGCCTCGATCGGCCCCGCCAATGCGCGGGCGAAGCCTCCGAGGAAGAAGGCAATCGCGTCAAGGGGTCgggctcctcctccgcctccggcCGACCGCGGCATCCACATTGACGGCGAAGCCGCCGGCCACGCCTACGACGTGTTCAATGAAACGGCCGGGAG CCAAAATGTGCCCTACACATATACGGAGATGTTGGCTGAGAGCATGGTGAATTTGAGTGCCCCTCTTGGCGATTGCGATGCATCATATGTTGAGGTCGATGCGGAGGTGCACGATGAgaatgaagatgatgatgatgtgcaAGAGATCCTAGAGACCGACTATGATGCTAGGTTGGGGAGGACCGGCAACTACATGGAGACGAAGGATGTATGCTTAGTTAAAGGATGGGAAAGCATCTCTCTTGACTCCATCACCGGCAAGGATCAAACATATGGCAACTATTGGCAAAGAATTGAAGACAAATTTCATCAAATGATGCCATTCCCATCCGGTCGGAGCTTGAAAGGCCTTCAAGGCCGTTGGAACACCATCAACAAAGCTTGCTCCCGTTGGTTCGGATGCTTGGAGCAAGTGCGGAATGCACCGCCAAGTGGCGTCACTATTGATGATTAT GATCGCATTGCCAACGAGTACTACAACCAAATCCCGGCCTCCAATGTCCGGTAA